The window AATAAGGATTataccgaaaaatgatttcgcaaCAAACTTTGATATCAATAGGTTGTGGCTCATTGAATCGATTGCTCTCGGTAGGATGCATCAGCGATGCCTTCGACCGAGAATGCTCCAGTCCTAGCGAATGCCCGATCTCATGCATGGCCGtatccaggaagtcctccatCGTGACGTCTTCATCGTTGAAGAAATATTTATTATGAAAATGAATGTCACCGACTTCTGGGAAGAATGCGTGCGCTAAGGTATTCGGATCGTCGAAAGTGCATCGACTTCCCGCTGCTTATGAATTCGTCCGCCGAAGTTGATTTCAATATCGGCATCCACACCATCCACCTCCACAAAATCCAAGTTCGTCACCTTGCTCCATTCGTTGAATGCCTTCAATAGCATCGACTGGATGGGAGCCATCCGTTTGCCTCGTGGATAGTTTTCTATGCTGTACGTCAGAACATTTTTGCTCCATTTTCGATCGCCCCCTTTTAGTTTGGCACTTTTCTTCGACCCACAGTGGGGCCTGCCGATTGCCAGTTTCGTTTCATCGTCCAAAACGCCTGTCACCGGTATGTCATTGTCGTGCTGGAAGATGCTTATAATCTCACTCAGAGCACGTTCCGAAGAATCCGTAAGCCCGATGATCCGGAGATCGTCATCATTTTGATCGATTTCGTTGTAACCCAAATCTCGCAGAATAGCCTTCAAAATAGTATAATCGTAATATGTGTTTTACAATTCCACATGAAGATCAAATTACTTCCGCATTTGGCTCAGAAATATCTGGTATTATCAGGACCTCAGCTGGGTCAGGCAAAATATTGACACGTCTGGAACTTTTCCTTTTAGCCAATTTGGATGCCTTTTCAACCGAGGAGGCCGCAGGAGCGGCATAAGTttcaagttcaaaataaaacagaagaaaataaaatgcCAATGATCGCATTGTGAGAACCTGTGAAGTGACGATAATATTGCTAGCAAGTCAACACAGCACAACGAAATGATTGCAACTGAGCGCGAGAGAGATAAGGGACATTTCTGATTTCCCATAAAGGGCAAACAACAAGATGATTATTAAACgatgctggaggaattcctgattctCAAACCAAATTGATTCATCTAGTAGTGATATTCTGCCGTTCtcaaaattagtcaaaaaatcGACCTTTTTACTTCTACACACCATTTTCATCACAACTTTTGAAAGCAATGaccagacgagctcggtggtctagtggctactgcttctgccttataagcaggaggtcgtgggttcaattccagactcgtccctttcctactttgtatttctatcttagttctttctgtgtttcacgttctaccaaaacgattcctactgttataacctttcacacaatcccaaaacctcccgtggcacctatcgtaggaggtcgtagagttctctgcatctttcttaagtaggtgtccaacaaaccatccttccccttcctcagcattcgcaaggacgtggccaggacagatctcgactattggagagtgcaatgcttccatctaagagatagtgattagtcccaaatcaatatctgaggtaacggatgaaagtaatgctactctcatacaatagtcttggcttgtaccacctacgaatttgtgcgaattgctcaatgctaatgctaatgctaatgctaacttTTGAAAGCAATGACCAGTCGTGAGCAAATCAAATAGCTATCCAATCCAATCATGCTTCAACCACCGTCAAATTTACTTTATTGGAAGAAAGTGCGATGAGAATTGCTAATCGAAATGTTGTTTTCTTAGTTAATGTGCAAACACGTACATTCGGATAGACAAACGCTTacacaattcgtcgagctgtgtcgattggtatataacaccatTATTGGAGTGTACGAGAAATACTAAAATGTTGTGTATATAGATTACGGGAGCAATTTCCACTCGGGCTTTTATCCCTGaaatcgaattaaaaaaaaacgctgAAAGAAACATCTACATTCATATCTACAACCTATTTCATATCAGAATGTCGCCACAAGGAGACATATTCTGATACATTGCAAGTTAAGCagactccgagcctcttgatattTGTAATAGAACTTTGGGCTGTAATCTCGTTCCATTAATTAAAAAATTAGAATTTAAGCTAATTCAAATTTTACGTAATGTATCAACAGGGGTCTTCCAGCCTTCcattaggggagactgggtagacttgatccccttttctaatttccgatgtatcacagccaaaaataaataaacatacgcgatttccacacagactctctaagaaatatagtatttaactttactgaggtatgacagtccttaaattattgttgttattgatacacaatcgattttttagagtgctgtcaaaaatctacttttaaaatattcgggggaaattgatccctctccaagaacttgctttgataaaatatgAAAGGCGTcctctgattttttaaatatttttccttcaaaatacgcgcaattttcgaattgctgtgcgtatacatgaacgattttgcaACACATGCAATtataaaatttggggagacttgatccgctttctatgatatctatgcaataaataatttttcctgacagcccttcatcaaatctgtcaaatctacaaaaaattagaagcctgtgaacagatttatatttttttgaattttttcgccaaatttttgtatgggtgactaatgggggatcaaatgtccccatattgaggcaataacttcaaatccaaatattctaaaactttgatggaatgttgacattttcatcagtacaaatcattaagcacatttatggctttgtgctgtgaaaaaacgaaagcatttggtcattgttatgaaaagttattcaaattttgcgtggccaataaaaaaatctttaggaaggtcaaaacatacaaaccgccctgcagaataaataaggttgtcaatccaaaaataactcaccacataaagttCATTTGTCtggaggatctatactaaaaaatatgctagaacaaaactactttagttctcgataaaacagggggtgatcaagtctccccggggataga is drawn from Armigeres subalbatus isolate Guangzhou_Male unplaced genomic scaffold, GZ_Asu_2 Contig736, whole genome shotgun sequence and contains these coding sequences:
- the LOC134204596 gene encoding LOW QUALITY PROTEIN: matrix metalloproteinase-19-like (The sequence of the model RefSeq protein was modified relative to this genomic sequence to represent the inferred CDS: inserted 1 base in 1 codon), which produces MRSLAFYFLLFYFELETYAAPAASSVEKASKLAKRKSSRRVNILPDPAEVLIIPDISEPNAEAILRDLGYNEIDQNDDDLRIIGLTDSSERALSEIISIFQHDNDIPVTGVLDDETKLAIGRPHCGSKKSAKLKGGDRKWSKNVLTYSIENYPRGKRMAPIQSMLLKAFNEWSKVTNLDFVEVDGVDADIEINFGGRIHKQRXSRCTFDDPNTLAHAFFPEVGDIHFHNKYFFNDEDVTMEDFLDTAMHEIGHSLGLEHSRSKASLMHPTESNRFNEPQPIDIKNIQVMYGVRRGGRSMNNDAPKLCSLEKIDAAIQESDGNLYIFAGNFYYNLNEKRPIGRLISSKWPGLPGNIDAALRYGDGRSYFFKGNKYWRFADGRLNAGHPRLISEGFRGLPSDIDALMSDDDGDIFAMKGNQYWVYDVSKRRVGSEYPAKMRDMGLPNNVDAALDTEDEVVAFRGGLKYVLQQNGRFKVDENDWLVCAQ